The Miscanthus floridulus cultivar M001 chromosome 6, ASM1932011v1, whole genome shotgun sequence genomic interval ATCAATGATGTTTTGGGCACCATAAAGATGAAGTATGACatcgctaggagtacgagcaagagtacagcAACTCGGACTTAGCTCTGGAGCCGATCGTTGCCGGCAATACTGCCGATGTCGGCCCCGATAGCCCAGAAGGGCCCCTGCGTTCaccagggcactccgaacgctccagtggccctgtggtttcaaaatcaccggagtcgaaccctatgaaggaaggatgaacccaactcagtggctacaggcttacgccacagCCGTCCGCGCCactggaggagacaccaacgtcatggcaaactatctccctatcatgctcacgccagccaccatgagctggttcacaagcctcgccccggaCTCCATTGGTTCTTGGGAAGACctgaagagagtcttcaccgacaactacatggccacatgtaggcggccgggcaccaagcacgatctcaaccgcatcaaccaaaagccatccaaactactccgcagctacattaGACGCTTcaccgagatgaggaattctattcccaacatcacggaggccAAAGTCatcatcgccttcgtccaaggacttcatcaccgagaactctattctaagttcaatagaaagccacctaccgacatcagcgagatgatcacaaccgccaaccagtacgccgacgccgaggaagtggAGGTGCGTTTTAACGAAGATACGGGCACCAATCGCCCGACTCGCCACCACGACGACTGCAACGACGACCGACAGCATAACGTTCACCGCCACGATGACCGCAACGACAACCGACAGTACAACGATCGCCGCTACGATGACCGTAGTTTCCACTGGGACAGCGGACGTGATCGGCCAGAtagattcaaacctggtcagaatcgccgctgccgaccagatcactttgttgccaacgtcaatgagccacaCGCAAAacataactacgatgagcagtacaagaagatcctcgacggtccaagccccctgcacaagaacgccaaacacaagatgaaagattgccttggtttggctaaggagttctaggagaaaaagtacaacgacgacaatggtgggaatgggggacgtcgaccacctggggataataacaatgccttccaggaccacgacaaggtggtcgccaccatcttcgggggtttcgcctccaacgagagcagaagggaCTGGAAGCTCGCCGCCCAATGAGTGCTCGCCGTCGTTTCAGAAGAGACTACCGCCAACCCcaactatcgcccatggtccaaaatctccatcaccttcagcagggccgaccagtgggtggacataccctacacagggcgttttcccctcgtccttgatgtgactgtccagaaggtgctcttcagaaaagtcctcatcgacggtgggagcgctttgaatctactcttcgctggggccctaagggagcttggCCTCAGGACAACACACCttacaccctcagactcctccttctggagCGTGGTACCCGGCatggcatccagaccacttggggaaattaccctaccagtacagttcggcacggcagccaactaccgagtggagcatatcaacttttatgtcgccgacttcgacaccgcctaccatgccatactagggcgtctggctctgaccaagttcatggccattccaCACTATgcatatttggtgttgaagatgccttcgcctgtaggagtcctatctctgtgggccaacctctccgtcgcctatgcctgcgagacagaaagtcttgccctcaccgaagccactgacctctccatccagatggctagcgtggttgcCAAAGCCAAGATCGCATTTGCGGACAACatagagatcccagagcctccccgggcctccgccaagtccaaggaagtcaaggagatcggcctcagcctcgacgacccttccaagacggtgaaaattggggctcaccttgaccccaaataggaaagcgcgcttgtctccttcctacgtgccaatgccgacgtgtttgcttggaaacctatagacatgccgggggtaccgcgggagaagatcgagcactccttgaatgttttgccgaccgctaaaccgatcaagcagaaacttcgccgatttgtgccagacaaaaaggaggctattagggtagaaataaaacggctattagctgccggatttataaaagaagtgtatcatccagattggttagctaatcctattcttgttaagaaaaagaataaagaatggagaatgtgtgttgattatactgatcttaacaaacactgccctaaagaccccttcggcctgcctcggatagatgaggttgtagactccacagCCGGCtacgagttgctctcctttcttgactgttacttaGGCTACcattagatctccctcaaggaggaagaccaggtcaaaatgtcattcatcacacctttcggtgcatactgctacaccactatgtccttcagactaaagaacgccggcgtgacctaccaaagggctatctagacgtgccttgaccaacagatcggccacaacatcgaagcctacatcgacgatgtggtcatcaagactagaaccaccgacaatcttatca includes:
- the LOC136460833 gene encoding uncharacterized protein — translated: MSWFTSLAPDSIGSWEDLKRVFTDNYMATCRRPGTKHDLNRINQKPSKLLRSYIRRFTEMRNSIPNITEAKVIIAFVQGLHHRELYSKFNRKPPTDISEMITTANQYADAEEVEDHDKVVATIFGGFASNESRRDWKLAAQ